The DNA window GTCGAACTGCTCGGATCCGAGCCGCTCCCACGCCTGCTCGCGCGCCTCGGGGCCAAGAAATGTGGTGTTCGATCGGTTGCTCAAGAGCTCGCTCCCCACGTGGACGGTTCGAACAGAAAGTTGTCGGCGCCTGGACAAGGCTACCGTTCGAGGCGAATACCTGCCGCTCGCGGTAGCTCTGCAGACGCACTACCTGCGCGAACCACCTACGACTACACGTGAGCCCGTGTCAGTCGTCGGACCGCCTCGTCCAGTACCGGTGCAGGTGAGCTCGCGAAGCATAACCGAGCCGAGGTCGAGTAAGTCGCATTGTCCGCGAACGCCTTTCCTGGAACGAAAGCGACACCGTGGTCGAGAGCCGTCGGCAGCAGAGCTGTCGTGTCGGTACCGTCGTGGAACGTCAGCCACAGGAACATTCCGCCATCGGCCGGTTTCACCGATGCAGCGTCGCCGAACGCTGCACCCAGAGCTCGGTGCAGCGCGGCGGCTCGTCGGCCGTACTCACCACGCAGAGTTTCCAGGTGGAGGTCGAGCCACGGCGTATCCGCCAACATGTGCGCCGCCATCTGCTGGGTCATCGAGGAACCGCACAGGTCGGCGCCCTGCTTGAGCAATTCGACGGCATCGCACACCTGCTTCGGTGCGACCATCCAGCCCACTCGCAGAGCGGGGGCGAGGATCTTCGACGCGCTGGAGAGGCGCACGACACGATCGGAAAAGATCGGGGCGGGCGGCGGAGCGCCGAACCAGATTTCGCCGTACGGGTCGTCCTCGAGAATCCAGAAGCCGTATCGGTCCGCCAGCTCCGCGAGGTGGCGTCGCCGAAACTGGGACATTGTCACCCCACGCGGGTTGTGGAAATTGCTCACCGTATGAACGAGCGTGGGCCGAAGACCGCCTCGGAGGCGACGCTCGAGCTCGTCGGTATCCAGCCCGTCCTCGCCGATCGGAATCGCATGAATGTCCGCGCCGGCGATCGAAAACACTTGCAGTGCACCGGTATAGGCAGGTTCGTCGACCACGACGGCTGCGCCTGGATCGAGCAAGGCCTGCGCGATCAACGTCAATGCCTGTTGAGATCCGTGAGTGATGACCACTTCCGCGTACTGCACCGACCGTCCGGTGATCACCGATTCACGATGCGCAACGATCTCGCGCAGCCCGCGCCAGCCCGAGGTTTCGCCGTATTGAACGGAGGTCGACTCGGCGAGAACCGACTGTGCGGCATCCCTGATCCGGTGTGACGGAATGAGTTCCAGCGCAGGTAAACCGCCTGCGAGGCTGATGACATCTTCACGCGCTGTCAGAGCGAGAAGGTCGCGAATGGCTGAACTCTGCACCGAGCCGAGACGGCTGGACATCGGAGGCAAGGCTATGGACATGGAATTCTCCCGAGGTCGAAGCACGGATGATCTGGCTACCCGAGGATCGACTGGGGTGTGAATTTGCCGGGTGGTGGTCGGCTTCGTTCACTATGGCACGGGAGATCACGATATGAAACCGAAATCTCACATGATGAGATCTTGAGGCTCCGCCTCAGTGGCACGGATAAGTGCACCCCAATGCACTCAACCGTGCCACTGGAGCCGGAGGCTCCAGGCCGAACGAATCAGTCCAGGTCGTCGTGACGCATCAGCTGACGCGCGGCCTCGGTGATCGAACCCGTCAACGACGGGTATACCGAGAATGTCGCCGCGAGGTCGTTCACCGACAGGTTGTTCTGCACCGCCATCGCAATAGGCAGGATCAACTCCGATGCAGTCGGTGCGACGACGACGCCACCGATGACCACACCGGTAGCCGGTCGGCAGAAGATCTTGACGAAACCGCGCTTGAGCCCGGACATCTTGGCTCGCGGATTGGTGGAGAGCGGCAACATCACGGTGCGCGCAGGGACGTCACCGTTGTCGATGGAGGACTGGCTGACGCCTACCGACGCGATCTCCGGACGCGTGAACACCGCGGACGCAACCGTCTTGAGCTTGATCGGCGTGACGCCTTCACCGAGTGCGTGGTACATCGCGATACGTCCCTGCATCGCGGCGACCGAAGCCAGTGGCAGCAGTCCGGTGCAGTCGCCGGCCGCGTAGATGCCGGCGACCGAGGTGCGTGAGACACGGTCCACCCGCAGGTATCCGCCCCGATCGAGTTCGATCCCTACATTTTCCAGGCCGAGGCCCGACGTGTTCGGTACCGAGCCGACGGTCATCAGAGCGTGGCTTCCCTCGACGGTCCGGCCGTCGGCGAGCCTGACGATCACCCCGGTCTCGGTGCGCTCGACGGAATCGGCGCGCGCATGCTTGACCAACGTGACCCCGCGCTCGTTGAACGCATCCTCGAGCACGAGCGCCGCATCCTCGTCCTCGTGCGGCAGCACGCGGTCACGGCTCGAGACTGCAGTCACCTTGACGCCCATCTCGGTGTACGCGGAGACGAACTCCGCACCCGTGACACCGGAACCGACCACCACGAGGTGCTCGGGCAGTGCATCGAGGTCGTAGAGCTGACGCCAGTTGAGGATGCGTTCGCCGTCGGGCTCGGCGCCCTTCAGCACGCGCGGACTCGCTCCGGTAGCGACAAGAACGACATCGGCGTCGAGAATTCGTTCGGATCCGTCGACAAGCGTCGCGCGAATCTGATGCGCAGCCATACCCACTTGCGTGTCGATCATCTCCGCGCGACCCGAGATCAGCTCGACGCCCACCGAACGTACTCGCGCAGCGATATCGGCGGACTGTGCTTGGGCGAGCGACTTGACCCGCTCGTGGATCTGCGGGAGCGCTACCGCTGCCTGAGACGGGTCGAGGGCAATCCCGAGATCGCTGGCGCGACGCATCTCGGTCCTGATGCCTGTCGACGCGATGAAGGTTTTCGACGGGACGCAGTCCCACAGGACGCACGCACCACCGATGCCCTCGGAGTCGACGAGAGTCACCTTTCCCCCGTGCTGTGCCGCCACCAGCGCTGCCTCGTACCCAGCGGGGCCGCCACCGATGATCACGATCCGGCTCATTGATCCTCTTTCGAATTGGGGGAAATTCCTTCGTATCCGCCGTCGAGGCTATTGCAGTGACGACCGTCATGCACCGGTAGGGTTCGCTACACCGGGCTCGACCAGCGCTGATGCGGTAATCGGGGGTCGCCCCGCGACCACCGACGTGCCGACGGATTAGGCTGGCCGACGTGCCAATTTATGCCGCCTACGGATCGAACATGCATCCGGAGCAGATGTTGCAGCGTTGTCCGCACTCTCCCCTGTCCGGAACCGGATGGTTGCACGGGTGGCGTCTGACGTTCGGCGGCGGCGACATCGGCTGGGAGGGCGCGCTGGCAACGGTGGTGCCCGACCAGGACGAGAAGGTGTTCGTCGTCCTCTACGACGTATCCGAAGAGGACGAACAGAGCTTGGATCGGTGGGAGGGCTCGGAACTGGGCATTCACCGCAAGGTCAGGCTCCGAATCGAGACCGCAGACGGACCGGTCCTTGCCTGGTTGTA is part of the Rhodococcus sovatensis genome and encodes:
- a CDS encoding PLP-dependent aminotransferase family protein, whose amino-acid sequence is MSSRLGSVQSSAIRDLLALTAREDVISLAGGLPALELIPSHRIRDAAQSVLAESTSVQYGETSGWRGLREIVAHRESVITGRSVQYAEVVITHGSQQALTLIAQALLDPGAAVVVDEPAYTGALQVFSIAGADIHAIPIGEDGLDTDELERRLRGGLRPTLVHTVSNFHNPRGVTMSQFRRRHLAELADRYGFWILEDDPYGEIWFGAPPPAPIFSDRVVRLSSASKILAPALRVGWMVAPKQVCDAVELLKQGADLCGSSMTQQMAAHMLADTPWLDLHLETLRGEYGRRAAALHRALGAAFGDAASVKPADGGMFLWLTFHDGTDTTALLPTALDHGVAFVPGKAFADNATYSTSARLCFASSPAPVLDEAVRRLTRAHV
- a CDS encoding NAD(P)H-quinone dehydrogenase gives rise to the protein MSRIVIIGGGPAGYEAALVAAQHGGKVTLVDSEGIGGACVLWDCVPSKTFIASTGIRTEMRRASDLGIALDPSQAAVALPQIHERVKSLAQAQSADIAARVRSVGVELISGRAEMIDTQVGMAAHQIRATLVDGSERILDADVVLVATGASPRVLKGAEPDGERILNWRQLYDLDALPEHLVVVGSGVTGAEFVSAYTEMGVKVTAVSSRDRVLPHEDEDAALVLEDAFNERGVTLVKHARADSVERTETGVIVRLADGRTVEGSHALMTVGSVPNTSGLGLENVGIELDRGGYLRVDRVSRTSVAGIYAAGDCTGLLPLASVAAMQGRIAMYHALGEGVTPIKLKTVASAVFTRPEIASVGVSQSSIDNGDVPARTVMLPLSTNPRAKMSGLKRGFVKIFCRPATGVVIGGVVVAPTASELILPIAMAVQNNLSVNDLAATFSVYPSLTGSITEAARQLMRHDDLD
- a CDS encoding gamma-glutamylcyclotransferase; its protein translation is MPIYAAYGSNMHPEQMLQRCPHSPLSGTGWLHGWRLTFGGGDIGWEGALATVVPDQDEKVFVVLYDVSEEDEQSLDRWEGSELGIHRKVRLRIETADGPVLAWLYVLDAYEGGLPSARYLGVMAEAAEIAGAPADYVRDLRTRNSRNVGPGTS